In Nomascus leucogenys isolate Asia chromosome 11, Asia_NLE_v1, whole genome shotgun sequence, the following proteins share a genomic window:
- the LOC100600615 gene encoding olfactory receptor 10P1 gives MAGENHTTLPEFLLLGFSDFKALQGPLFWVVLLVYPVTLLGNSLIILLTQVSPTLHSPMYFFLRQLSVVELFYTTDIVPRTLANLASPHPQAISFQGCAAQMYIFIVLGISECCLLTAMAYDRYVAICQPLHYSTLLSPQACMAMVGTSWLTGIITATTHASLIFSLPFPSHPIILHFLCDILPVLRLASAGKHRSEISVMTATIVFIMIPFSLIVTSYIRILGAILAMASTQSRRKVFSTCSSHLLVVSLFFATASVTYIRPQAGSSVTTDRILSLFYTVITPMLNPIIYTLRNKDVRRALQHLVKRQRPSP, from the coding sequence ATGGCTGGGGAAAACCATACTACACTGCCTGAATTCCTCCTTCTGGGATTCTCTGACTTCAAGGCCCTGCAGGGCCCCCTGTTCTGGGTGGTGCTTCTGGTCTACCCAGTCACCTTGCTGGGTAACTCCCTGATCATCCTCCTCACGCAGGTTAGCCCTACCCTACACTCCCCCATGTACTTCTTCCTGCGCCAACTCTCAGTGGTGGAGCTCTTCTACACCACTGACATCGTGCCCAGGACCCTGGCCAATCTGGCCTCCCCGCATCCCCAGGCCATCTCTTTCCAGGGCTGTGCAGCCCAGATGTACATCTTCATTGTCCTGGGCATCTCGGAGTGCTGCCTGCTCACAGCCATGGCCTATGACCGATATGTTGCCATCTGCCAGCCCCTACACTATTCCACCCTCTTGAGCCCACAGGCCTGCATGGCCATGGTGGGCACCTCCTGGCTCACAGGCATCATCACGGCCACCACTCATGCCTCCCTCATCTTCTCTCTACCTTTTCCCAGCCACCCGATCATCCTGCACTTTCTCTGTGACATCCTGCCAGTGCTGAGGCTGGCAAGTGCTGGGAAGCACAGGAGCGAGATCTCCGTGATGACAGCCACCATAGTCTTCATTATGATCCCCTTCTCTCTGATTGTCACCTCTTACATCCGCATTCTGGGTGCCATCCTAGCGATGGCCTCCACCCAGAGCCGCCGCAAGGTCTTCTCCACCTGCTCCTCCCATCTGCTCGTagtctctctgttctttgcaacAGCCAGCGTCACCTACATCCGGCCGCAGGCAGGCTCCTCTGTTACCACAGACCGCATCCTCAGTCTCTTCTACACGGTCATCACACCCATGCTCAACCCCATCATCTACACCCTTCGGAACAAGGACGTGAGGAGGGCCCTGCAACACCTGGTGAAGAGGCAGCGCCCCTCGCCCTGA